CCACCTTGGCGTCGATGACCTCCTGCAACGCCGCCCGGTAGTCGTCGGTGAAGACGTCCGGCTCGAACTCGCCGGTCATCGAGTCGATCAGGGAACTGGCCATCGCCAGCTCCGGCGGGCGCACCTTGAGGTCCTCGTCGAGGAAACCAAAACCCGGGGTACGGATCTCGTCCGGCCAGAGCATGGTGTTGAGCAGCAGCACACCCTCACGGACCCGAAGCGTGGCGAGCTGCTCCCGCTGGCGCAGCGCCACCTTGACGATGGCCACCCGCTCCGAGTCGATCAGCGCGTCGCGCAGCAGCACGTACGGTTTGGTCGCCGTGCCCTCCGGCTCCAGGAAGTACGCCTTGTTGTAGAGGATCGGGTCGACCTGCTCGGCCGGGACGAACTCCAGCACGTCGATCGCGCGTGAGCTGGTCAACGGCAGGTCGGCGAAATCCTCGTCGGTGAGGATCACCATCTCGCCGCCGCCGATGTCGTAGCCCTTGGCGATGTCGTCGTAGGTGACCTCCTC
The nucleotide sequence above comes from Micromonospora luteifusca. Encoded proteins:
- the ku gene encoding non-homologous end joining protein Ku, yielding MRAIWKGAVSFGLVSIGVKLYSATEEKDIRFHQVHREDGGRIRYKRTCSVCGEEVTYDDIAKGYDIGGGEMVILTDEDFADLPLTSSRAIDVLEFVPAEQVDPILYNKAYFLEPEGTATKPYVLLRDALIDSERVAIVKVALRQREQLATLRVREGVLLLNTMLWPDEIRTPGFGFLDEDLKVRPPELAMASSLIDSMTGEFEPDVFTDDYRAALQEVIDAKVEGREVVQPEEAEEAPAAAVDLMAALKASVERAKAARGEQPTRGGGGGEPTPISSARSAQKAAEKKAAKAPAKKTAAKKTAEKKTAEPAKKTAAKKTAAKKAEPAKKTAARKTAPRKSA